CGCGGCCGCCGCCGCGCCCATCCACACGATGCGCGTGGCCGTGACGGTGATGCCGGGGCCGTCGTGGCCCTCGACGCGGACGTTGCCGTTGGCCGCCTCGATCACCAGGGCGGCGTCGGGCGCGGGGGTGGCCTCCCGCGTGACGGTCTCGTTGAACAGGTTGCCGCCGCCGGGCGCGGGCGCCTCGGCGGGCACCCGGCCGCGCAGCCCGATCCCCACGTCGCTGAACGACGCGCTCAGGCTGATCTTGTGCGGTGACTCGGGCGCGGGGTGCCGGGCGACGAGGCGGTCCTGCTCCCCGGCGCGGGTCAGCTCGAGGTCGCTGGTGAGGGTGCCGTGGAGCACCGTCGCCGTGAGGTCCGGCGGGACGGCCGGGTCCAGCTCCAGCTCCGCGGTGCCGCCGTCCACGGTGAGCGTGGCGTTCAGCGCGGCGCCGGGCTCGGACAGCCGCAGGCTGCCGCGGAACACACCGGCCTGCAGGTCGCCGGAGACGCGGCGCAGCTCGGCGCGCGAGCCCTCCAGCTGGAAGACGCCGCCCTGCGCCAGGTCCTCGGCGATGACGGGAAACTCGCCCTGCGCGCGCACGCGCACCACGCCCCCGGCCCGGCGGACCTCCACCGCGCCGTACTGGGCCTCGACGGCGACGCGCCCGCCGACGCCGTCCATCCGGACGTCGCCGAAGAAGTTGTCCACCACGACGCTGGCCTGGCGGGGCACCGTCACACGGTAGTTCACCGCGATGACGACGCGGCCCTTCTCGCCGCGCGTCTCCGGAAGCGCCGTCTTAACCTGCACCACGTCCTCGCCGGGCTGGGTCTGCACGGCGATGGCGGCGAGCACGCGCTCCGCCGTCTCCGGGGTGTCCGCGCCGACGGTGATCTCCGCGGCCACCTGCACGATGCGCTCATTCCAGGTGTCCACCCGGATTTCGCCGAAGGCGCTGGACAGGGAGACCACGGGCGAGGGGCCCGTGGGGTGGCGCTCCTCCAGGGCCCGGGTGCGGGTGTGGCTGGAGGGGGCCGGCCCGCCGAGCCCCAGGGAGGACCCCAGCAGCTCGTCGGTGGCCTTGCCGAGGGAATCCATGCCCCTGGCCACGCCCTCGATGCCCGTGCGGAGCTGCTCCACGATGGCCTCCTGCGCGAAGGCGCCGGGCAGGCAGAGCAACGCCAGCAGCGCCAGACACACGGCGCGGCCGACGGGGAAACTCATGGGGTCGGGATGGGCGCGCATGCGGCCCCCCTAGAGCGTTCGTTCAATGAACACGTCGCGGAGGCTCTGCTCCTGGCGGCCAAGCTGGTTGCGCACAAGCTCCGTGGCGCGGGGGCACCCGGGATTCCGGTCCAGGGCCGCCAGGGCGGCGTCCAGGTCGCGGCTGACGCCCGCCAGCGCCCGCAGGCGCTCCCGCTCCTGCGGGGACTTCGGTGCGGCGGCGGCGCGGGTGAGCGACGCGGCCATGCGCGCCAGGTCCGACGCCTTCCGGCGCAGGTCCTCGATCCGGAGGGGGGCCGCGGCGGGCGCGGCCGCCAGGGCGGCGGCGCGTCCGGTCCGCGCGCCGGCGGTCTGGGCCGAGGTCTCGCGGAGGGCCACGGAATAGACGGCCACGGCCAGGGCCGCCGTGAGGGAGGTGTAGGCCAGCCCGCGGAGGAGGAACCAGCACAGGGACGCCGGGCCGCGGCGCCGCGTGTCGGCGGGCAGCGCGTGGCGGACGGAGCGCGCCTCGCGCAGGATGGCGCCCGCCAGGTCGCGGTTGGGATCCTGCGCCGTGGCGGACGCGGTGATTTCCAGGCTCCTGCGGATGGCGGCCAGCTCCGCGGCGCAGCGCGGGCATTCCGCCAGATGGGCGGCCACGGCCGCCGAGACGGGCACGCCGCCGTCCACAAGGGATTCGGCGTGGGCCACGAGCTGCGCCCGCGCCGGATGCCGGTAAACCGCCTTGTCAAACGACATGCTCATGCCGCCGCCGCCTTTTCTTCTCAGTGGAGATAGCCCCTGAACCGCTCCAGATGGGGGCGCAGCGCCTGCTCCGCCCGGGCGATGCGCGATTTCACCGTGCCCACCGGACAGTCGGTGATCTCCGCGATCTCCTCGTAGGACAGCCCCTGGAAACGCTTGAGCACGAAGGCCTCGCGGTAGTGCTTGGGCACCTGCCGCAGCGCCTCGTTCACCGCCTCGGACACCTCCGCGCGCGTGGACGCCGTGAACACGCACGCCCGGTCGTCGCCGATGGTGTCCAGGGGGCTGCCGTCATCGTCGTCGGAGCCCGACCCCCACCACGACAGGCTGAACAGGCGCGGGCGCCGCTTCTGCTGCGCCCATTCCTTGTAGACCATGTTCGACGCGATCGTGTACAGGTAGGTCGAGAATTTCGCCGTCGGGTAGTAGCGCCCCGCGTTCTTCACCAGGGCGATGAACACCTCCTGCGTCAGCTCCTCCGCCACGTGCCGGTTCTGCACCATCCGGTAGATGTAGTTGAACATCGGGCGGTTGAACCGGCGCACCAGCTCCTCGAACGCCGCCTCGTCCCCCTCCCCGTGCGCCAGCATCAGCTCCTCGTCGGAGCGCTCCGCAACGGGCACCGTCTCGCCCACGGGCCGCAGCAGGGGGGCCGCTCCGGGGAACCGTGCTATGTTTTTCGCATGTTCGTTCATGGCCGTCTTCCAGTGGAATCCGAGGGTATGCCTTTAAATATCCGGCGTTTCGGGAAAAAGTTCCCAACGCCCGGAAATTTCTCCGACAACCCGTCCAGACTCCTGTCGGTTCGTTATTTTCACACATTCCGCCCCCGGGACACAACCGGCGGCGGCGCGGCGGAGCTTACTCTTCGTATTCCCGCAGGTGCTCCGGAGGCGACATGCGCCCCAGCGCCCCCGTCAGCAGGTCCACCATCAACTGGTTGCGCGGCACCCCCTCCATCTTCGCCGCCATGCCCAGCGCCCGATACACATCGTTGGGCAGCCGGATCGTGAGCTTGGTGGACTCAAAATCCTCGTCCCCGTAGCCCGCGGCGTATAGGGGTTCTCCGGAGAGGTCCACCAGATCCTGCTGCACCGGTGCTGCCAGCGGGGGACGCCGCCCGGCGAAGGACGGGAACACGTCGTACAGAATCTCCACGTTTGACTTCCCTTCTTGAATGCGTTTTGCGATGGCCACCCGGCCGCCCACACTGCGGAAAAAACGCACCATGCCCTGGGGGGTGACGCGGTGGCCGGACTCGTGGACAAAAGCAACGGCGGCATCGCCCTCCAGATGGCGGCGAACCGTCTCCACGATGCGTTCCAGTTTTTCGAAGGCCTGTTTATCCATATATGGGGGCCCACCGGGGCCAGCACTCCACCCCTAGTATAATAAATTGTTGACAAAAACGCAAGGGGGTGCGGGGAACTGGAGCGAACCCCCCGACTTTCATGGACGCTATGGACGGCATGGACGCTATGGACCGGGCGGATTTGGTCTGGGGGGCATTCTTCGCCTGTCCATGCCGTCCATACGGTCCACCTCGTCCACCTTGTCCATCTTCCCCGCCGCCGGCCTGCTTCAGGCCCCTCTCTAGTTTTGAGAATGAGTTTTCCGTTGACAACAGGCCTCTTCAGCCGTACAATTTAGGAAGTGCGGATTCTTCGCATTTCGGGAATGGGAAGTCTGCATCGTGCCAAACCATCGGGAGAGGATCAGATGTTCCGCAATTGCCTGCCCATGTCAAAGGTCTGCCTTTTCTTGTTGCTGTCGGCCGCCCTGGTCACTCTTTCCGGATGCGGCAAGGTGAAGGTGCCCGACCTGTCCGGCTTGACCCGCGCACAGGCGGAGAGCGCGCTCACGGGGGCCAAGTTGGCCGTGGGCGCGGTGTCGGAGGAGTACCACGCCACCGTGGCGGCGGGCCGGGTGATCCGTCAGACGCCGGAGGCGGGCCTTAAGGTGAAGACCAACAGCGCCGTGGACTTTGTGGTGAGCAAGGGGCCGGAGCCGCCAGCCCAGACGGCGGTGCCGTATGTGGTGGGCATGGCCCGCGCGGCGGCGGAGGCCGCCATAACGGACGCGGGGCTCGCCGTGGGCACGGTGACCGAGGTCTATGACGCCACCGCCCCGGCGGGACAGGTGACCGCGCAGGATCCCGTTGCGGGCACCATGGCCGCGCCAGGGTCGGCGGTGAACCTGACCGTCTCCAAGGGGCCCGAGCCGGGGCAGGTGACGGTGCCCAATGTCGTCGGCATGACGCAGGCGGCGGCCGAAGCCGCCCTCACCGGCGCGGGTCTGGCGGTCGGCACGGTCACCGAAGCCTTCAGCGACACCGTGCCCGCCGGGCAGGTCATCAGCCAGAACCCCGAAGCGGCCACACTGGCCATCCCGGGTTTCGCCGTGAACCTGACCGTCTCCAAGGGGCCGGAGCCGGTCCAGATTGCGGTGCCCGACGTGGTGGGCCTGACGCAGGCGGCGGCCGAAGCCGCGCTCACCGGCGCGGGCCTGGCGGTCGGCACGGCCACCGAAGCCTTCAGCGGCACCGTGCCCGCAGGGCAGGTCATCAGCCAGAACCCCGCCGCAGCCGCACTGGTTGCGCCGGGGTCCGCCGTGGACATGGTCGTCTCCAAGGGACCGGAGCCCGTCGCGGTGCCCGATGTGGTGGGCATGACCCAGGCGGCGGCGGCCACGGCCCTCACCGGCGCGGGTTTCACGGTTGGCACGGTCACCCAGGCGTTCAGCGCGACGGTGCCCGCGGGCCAGGTCATCAGCCAGGATCCCGTCGGCGGCGTGCTGGTTGCGCCGGGGTCCGCCGTGGACATGGTCGTCTCCAAGGGACCGGAGCCCGTCGCGGTGCCCAATGTCGTCGGCATGGCTCAGGCGGCGGCGGCCACGGCCCTCACCGGGGCCGGGTTCACCGTCGGCACGGTGATTGATTCTTTTAGCGATACGGTTCCCGCGGGCCAGGTGATTGCCCAGACCCCCGCGGCGGGGGTGCTGGCGGCGCCGGGGTTGGCGGTGGACCTTGACGTGTCCAAGGGCCCGGTGCCCGCGGGGGACAAGCAGGTGCCCGATGTCGTCGGCATGACGCAGGCGGCGGCGGAGACGGCGCTGACCGCGGCGGAACTGACGCTGGGCGCCGTGACGGAGGCGTACAGCGACACCGTGCCCGCCGGCCAGGTCATCAGCCAGAATCCGGTGGCCGGCCTCATGGTGGCCACCGGGACGCCGGTGAACCTCACCCTCTCCAAGGGTCCGGTGCCAGTGGAGGTGCCCAATGTCGTCGGCATGACGCAGGCGGCGGCGGCCACGGCGCTTGCCGGCGCGGGCTTCGCGGTCGGCGTGGTCACCGAGGAGTACAGCGCCACCGTGCCCGCCGGACAGGTCATCAGCCAGGATCCGGCCGCGGCCGTGCTGGCCGCCCCCGGTTCCGCCGTGGCACTGGTGGTATCCAAGGGGCCCGAGCCCGTGGCGGTGCCCGATGTGGTCGGCATGGCGCAGGCGGCGGCCTCCACAGCGCTTGCGGGCGCGGGGTTCGCGGTCGGCGCGGTGACCGAGGCGTACAGCGAGACGGTTCCCGCGGGCCAGGTCATCAGCCAGAACCCCGGCGCGGGCACGCTGGCGGTGCCGGGGACTGCGGTGGCGCTGGAAGTCTCGAAGGGCCCCGCCCCGGCGGGGGACGTTGCGGTGCCGGACGTGGCGGGCATGACCCAGGCGGCGGCGGAAACGGAACTGCTGGCGGCGGAGCTGACGCTGGGCACGGTGACGGAGGCGTACAGCGAGACGGTGCCCGCGGGCCAGGTCATCAGCCAGAATCCGGCGGCGGGCACGTTGGTGGCGGAGAACACCCCGGTGAACCTGGTGGTCTCCCTGGGCAGCGAGCCGGTGAACGTGCCCGATGCGGGGCTGGCGGCGGCCATCCGCGACCAGCTCGGCCTGGCACCGGCCACGCCCCTCACGCGGGCGCATCTGGCCGCGCTGACCACCCTGAGCGCCTACAACCGCGACGTCACGGACCTGACAGGGCTGGAGCACGCCGTCAACCTGGTGAATCTCGACCTCGGGAGCAACAACGTCGCGGCCCTGACGCCGCTGTCCGGGCTGGCAACCCTCGACTCCCTCAACCTGTCCACGAACCTCATCACCAACCTCGGGCCGCTTTCCGGGCTTTCGGGCCTGCGCTATCTCACCGCGCCCACCAACCAGATAGCGAACCTGGCGCCCCTCGCCGGGATGTCCGGGCTTCTACAGCTTGCCCTCCACGAAAACCAGATTGCCGATCTGACGCCCCTCGCCGGGCTGACCGGACTGGAGGCGCTTAACGTCAGCAACAATCTGATCACCGACCTGACGCCCCTGTCCGGCCTCATGGCGCTGGAATCGCTG
Above is a genomic segment from Candidatus Hydrogenedentota bacterium containing:
- a CDS encoding sigma-70 family RNA polymerase sigma factor; the protein is MNEHAKNIARFPGAAPLLRPVGETVPVAERSDEELMLAHGEGDEAAFEELVRRFNRPMFNYIYRMVQNRHVAEELTQEVFIALVKNAGRYYPTAKFSTYLYTIASNMVYKEWAQQKRRPRLFSLSWWGSGSDDDDGSPLDTIGDDRACVFTASTRAEVSEAVNEALRQVPKHYREAFVLKRFQGLSYEEIAEITDCPVGTVKSRIARAEQALRPHLERFRGYLH